Part of the Salvelinus namaycush isolate Seneca unplaced genomic scaffold, SaNama_1.0 Scaffold150, whole genome shotgun sequence genome is shown below.
ctgccactgagtaactgaaacaaccaggaataacaccataatcctactactgccactgagtaactgaaacaaccaggaataacaccataatcctactactgccactgagtcactgaaacaaccaggaataacaccataatcctactactgtcactgagtaactgaaacaaccaggaataacaccataatcctactactgccactgagtaactgaaacaaccaggaataacaccataatcctactactgccagtgagtaactgaaacaaccaggaataacaccataatcctactactgccactgagtaactgaaacaaccaggaataacaccataatcctactactgccactgagtaactgaaacaaccaggaataacaccataatcctactactgccactgagtaactgaaacaaccaggaataacaccataatcctactactgccactgagtaactgaaacaaccaggaataacaccataatcctactactgccactgagtaactgaaacaaccaggaataacaccataatcctactactgccactgagtaactgaaacaaccaggaataacatcataatcctactactgtcactgagtaactgaaacaaccaggaataacaccataatcctactactgccactgagtaactgaaacaaccaggaataacaccataatcctactactgccactgagtaactgaaacaaccaggaataacaccataatcctactactgccactgagtaactgaaacaaccaggaataacaccataatcctactactgccactgagtaactgaaacaaccaggaataacaccataatcctactactgccactgagtcactgaaacatccaggaataacaccataatcctactactgccactgagtaactgaaacaaccaggaataacaccataatccttctactgccactgagtaactgaaacaaccaggaataacaccataatcctactactgccactgagtaactgaaacaaccaggaataacaccataatcctactactgccactgagtaactgaaacaaccaggaataacaccataatcctactactgccactgagtaactgaaacaaccaggaataacaccataatcctactactgccactgagtaactgaaacaaccaggaataacaccataatcctactactgtcactgagtaactgaaacaaccaggaataacaccataatcctactactgccactgagtaactgaaacaaccaggaataacaccatcatcctactactgccactgagtaactgaaacaaccaggaataacaccataatcctaccactgccactgagtaactgaaacaaccaggaataacaccataatcctactactgccactgagtaactgaaacaaccaggaataacaacataatcctactactgccactgagtaactgaaacaaccaggaataacaccataatcctactactgccactgagtaactgaaacaaccaggaataacaccataatcctactactgccactgagtaactgaaacaaccaggaataacaccataatcctactactgccactgagtaactgaaacaaccaggaataacaccataatcctactactgccactgagtaactgaaacaaccaggaataacaccataatccttctactgccactgagtaactgaaacaaccaggaataacaccataatcctactactgccactgagtaactgaaacaaccaggaataacaccataatcctactactgtcactgagtaactgaaacaaccaggaatgacaccataatcctactactgccactgagtaactgaaacaaccaggaataacaccataatcctactactgccactgagtaactgaaacaaccaggaataacaccataatcctactactgccactgagtaactgaaacaaccaggaataacaccataatcctactactgccactgagtaactgacacaaccaggaataacaccataatcctactactgccactgagtaactgaaacaaccaggaataacaccataatccttctactgccactgagtaactgaaacaaccaggaataacaccataatcctactactgccactgagtaactgaaacaaccaggaataacaccataatcctactactgtcactgagtaactgaaacaaccaggaataacaccataatcctactactgccactgagtaactgaaacaaccaggaataacaccataatcctactactgccactgagtaactgaaacaaccaggaataacaccataatcctactactgccactgagtaactgaaacaaccaggaataacaccataatcctactactgccactgagtaactgtaacaaccaggaataacaccataatcctactactgccactgagtaactgaaacaaccaggaataacaccataatcctactactgccactgagtaactgaaacaaccaggaataacaccataatcctactactgccactgagtaactgaaacaaccaggaataaaaccataatcctactactgccactgagtaactgaaacaaccaggaataacaccataatcctactactgccactgagtaactgaaacaaccaggaataacaccataatcctactactgccactgagtaactgaaacaaccaggaataacaccataatcctactactgccactgagtaactgaaacaaccaggaataacaccataatcctactactgccactgagtaactgaaacaaccaggaataacaggTAAAATATTTGGATGTTGTTACTGGTACAAAGTGTAATTACAAAAAGGCTGTACTTCACTATAATGAAAGTTGTACTCTACTTagcccgtttgtgtgtgtgtttgtgtgtgtagagacaCAGTATACATTGTTGTCACTCTGGTTTATTGACCAGTTTATCACAAAACAAAGCAGTGGTACATATCACCAAGCTATAGCTCAATAGAGACATTTTGCAATGGCACATTTATAGAACtaacactgttcagtgtagtaaaaacagtttatcattgactacatatcctagggactgAGGCCGGCTATGTACGTTTTCAACTGGTCTGCCAGGCTGTTTTGGTTCATTTCCCTCAGTGTTTTGTAAATGGTATCCAGGTAACCGGTCATGTTGAACATGTTCCTTCAGCACTTTTTGCAGGTCAGTTGGTGTTTCTGATGAGCTCCGCCGTGCTGCTTGGTAGTTTCAATGTCCATATGAATCTTTTCAACTGTCCTCTGTCAAGGTCGCAAAGTATATTCAACACTTTCTCTGTCACCTTGATGTTTATTGATAACCTTGCTGCGTGTAGCGAAGGCCACAGGTTGTAGCTGACTTGAGGTGTGAGTACAGTCACTGTCTTTGACCCGCTTCACCAGGTCATTGCGACCGATTTTCTTGAGCAGGGTGTTCAACCCTGCCCGTGCTGCAGCTCCGTAATGCAAtgccataacatctgctaacccggTTCTATCTGTCACATATTGCAGGTCCAGAGCACTGATGCGGTGTCGATGCGTGATCTCTATCTCGCTCATAACAAACTTCATCTTCTCAATATCATCACGGGTTATATTGTCCCAAAAAATTGAGACTATTTCCTTAGGTGACATAACATTACCATTACCTACTGAGGATGATCCAGGGTAATTTCCTTAGGTGACATAACATTACCATTACCTACTGAGGATGATCCAGGGTAATTTTCCCATGTTGCCATCAAGCTATTACTAGTAATACCTCCCTTACTTCTGGCAGTGTCAATCAGGGCCCGGGCCTTGTCATGAGTACCTCCTATAGACTGGATACTTTCCAACTCTCCATTGTTTAGCATCCTTTGTGCAAAGAGAACATCTGCAATATGGTCCAACATCTTCATCTTGGCAGCATCTATGTAGCTGAGTCTTTTCTTGTAAAGGACATTCATGGTATCGGCTATTCGGTATGTGACACAGGAACAGCTTGTTGAAATATACAACTGCACGTTGGCTCTGCTAGACCTCTGcttatgaccaactttagtgttctgtgttttagagaaacatcatgaccaactttagtctttactgttttagagaaacatcatgaccaactttagtctttactgttttagagaaacatcatgaccaactttagtgttctgtgttttagagaaacatcatgaccaactttagtctttactgttttagagaaacatcatgaccaactttagtctttactgttttagagaaacatcatgaccaactttagtgttctgtgttttagagaaacatcatgaccaactttagtctttactgttttagagaaacatcatgaccaactttagtctttgaCCTTGAAGCAGTTCAGACtttctgccctccctctctctctttccctctgttctgactctctaccctccctctctctctttccctctgttctgactctctaccctccctctctctctttccctctgttctaactctaccctccctctctctctttccctctgttctgactctctccctccctctctctctctttccctctgttctgactctctccctccctctctctctctcttcccctctgttctgactctctaccctccctctctctctttccccctgttctgactctctacccccccctctctctctctttccctctgttctgaccctctaccctccatctctctctctttccctctgttctgactctctaccctccctctctctctctttccctctgttctgactctctcccctccctctctctctctttccctctgttctgactctctcccctccctctctctctttccctctgttctgactctctcccctccctctctctctttccctctgttctgactctctaccctccctctctcttacctctgttctatctctaccctctctctctctttccctctgttctgactctctcccctccctctctctctctttccctctgttctgactctctccctccccctctctctttccctctgttctgactctctaccctccctctctctctttccctctgttctgactctctaccctccctctctctctctttccctctgttctgactctctaccctccctctctctttccctctgttctgactctctaccctccctctctctctttccctctgttctgactctctccctccccctctctctttccctctgttctgactctctaccctctctctctctctttccctctgttctgactctctaccctccctctctctctgtccctctgttcagactctctaccctccctctctctctttccctctgttctgactctctaccctccctctctctctctccccctcagggctccagatcctctatcagttctgactctctaccctcccagtatagtatacacagactggacaacaggacaatgatcctaagcccggacttgaacccgatcgaacatctctggagacctgaaaatagctgtgcagcgacgctccccatccaacctgacagagcttgagaggatctgcagagaagaatgggagaaactccccaaatacaggtgtgccaagcttgtagcgtcatacccaagaagactcaaggttgtaatcactgccaaaggtgcttcaacaaagtactgagtaaagggtctgaatacttatgtgaatgtgatatctacgttttttttaaataaaaatgtgcacacataaaataaacagtttttgctttgtaattatgggttagtgtgtagattgatgagggaaaaaacaatgtaatccattttagaataaggctgtaacgtgacaaaatgtgtaaaaagtcaaggggtctgaatgctttctgaatgcactgtatatcagtatattagactctctctctctctgcagtgatgttgttttcatcacttctggTTTAACACTGACATCAAGTGGTGATTGTCCAAACTGCACCTCTGTTAAGATAAAaagcgagagatgcagagagagagagagagaagaccacagagagagagagcagagagaagagagcagagcacagagagagagctgagagcgcagacagcagagagaagagagcagaaagaggcagagagagagagagcagagagagagagcagagagcaggctgagagagcagagagcagggaaaagagaaagcagagagggtgagagcagagagagagcaggctgagagagcagagagcattagagaggagagagcagagagcattagagagagagggagagaccggagagcaggctgagagagcagagagacaacagaaagagagagatcagagagagcagagaaaagagagagcgcagcagagcagagagcagagaacagagagaagagagagagagcagagggagagagagagcagagaacgagagcagaaagagagagagcagagagagagcagagaaagagcagcagagcagagagagagagcgcagagggagagagagagagcagagagggagagagcagagagcagaaagagagagagtagagagagcagggcgagagagagaaaggagagggcagagagaagagagagcagagggagagagagcagagagggagagagaacagagagagcagagagggcagagagagagcagaaagagagagtagagagagagcagaaagcaggctgagagagcagagagagagagagcagagagtgagagagagagcagagggagagagatagcagagagagagcgagcagagagcaggctgagagagcagagagagagcggagagcagagagagagcagagggagagagatagcagagagagagcgagcagagagcaggctgagagagcagagagagagcagagagagagagataacagagagaggAGTTCCAAATTAAGTAGCAACAGCTGAAAAGATGagctcctacaaatattgaaTTTTACATGGTTTTAGAGTAAAGTACATCGAAAAAAAGCAAAAGAAAACTGCAAGACTGAAtaggagaccaaacaagcagcaaacaaagaagaaaagtttttgaaaaagtaacaatttttcataacattataccgt
Proteins encoded:
- the LOC120036891 gene encoding uncharacterized protein LOC120036891, encoding MNVLYKKRLSYIDAAKMKMLDHIADVLFAQRMLNNGELESIQSIGGTHDKARALIDTARSKGGITSNSLMATWENYPGSSSVGNGNVMSPKEIVSIFWDNITRDDIEKMKFVMSEIEITHRHRISALDLQYVTDRTGLADVMALHYGAAARAGLNTLLKKIGRNDLVKRVKDSDCTHTSSQLQPVAFATRSKVINKHQGDRESVEYTLRP